The DNA segment GTCTGAACAGGAGAGCTTTGTCACAGCAGGAACCTCACAGAAGAAGTGATGGATCTCCCGCGATCCACAAAATGGGAAGGTCATGGTGACAGGGGTGAGCATGAAGCCATCTAAGGATCCCAGGAACCAACAGACAGACAACAGGAGGAGACACACCCTGTGGTTCATAAGGACAGGATACCGGAGTGGATGGCAGATGGCCACATAACGGTCATAGGACATGGCAGCTAGAAGCAAAAATTCTGACCCTCCCAGTGACAGATACAAGAACATCTGCATCCCACAGGCAGCAGCTGAGATCCTGTGGTTCCCCAGCACCTGGTCCATGAGCATCTTGGGCACAGTGACAGAAATGTACATCATGTCCATGAGGGACAGCTGGCTGATAAaaaagtacatgggtgtgtggagtTGGGTGTCAAAGAGGATCAACAGGATCAGGAAGGCGTTCCCAGACAAGGCCATCAGGAAAACCACAAATATGACCCCAGCAAGCAGAGTAGGGTATTTGTATTGACTGAAGAATCCAAGCAGGGTGAAATCTGAAAATTGTCCAGTGTagttgttcattcagttagtaaTGTCCCCGAGTATCTCCT comes from the Rattus norvegicus strain BN/NHsdMcwi chromosome 10, GRCr8, whole genome shotgun sequence genome and includes:
- the Or2t47 gene encoding olfactory receptor Olr1425 → MNNYTGQFSDFTLLGFFSQYKYPTLLAGVIFVVFLMALSGNAFLILLILFDTQLHTPMYFFISQLSLMDMMYISVTVPKMLMDQVLGNHRISAAACGMQMFLYLSLGGSEFLLLAAMSYDRYVAICHPLRYPVLMNHRVCLLLLSVCWFLGSLDGFMLTPVTMTFPFCGSREIHHFFCEVPAVTKLSCSDTWLYETLMYVCCVLMILIPVTVISGSYSSILLTVLRMNSPEGRKKALATCSSHMTVVILFYGAAVYTYMLPTSFHTPEKDMVVSVFYTILTPLLNPLIYSFRNKNVTEAMKKLLGVSTLFQEIIK